In Rutidosis leptorrhynchoides isolate AG116_Rl617_1_P2 chromosome 2, CSIRO_AGI_Rlap_v1, whole genome shotgun sequence, one genomic interval encodes:
- the LOC139888536 gene encoding uncharacterized protein — translation MTSIVEFLNKGTLPIDSIEARKIKMKAPMYLLDKGILYRKSFLGPRLRCLNPIQAESIIREVHKGMCALHSRHKTVVSKIMRLGYYWPSMYRDAAEVIRKCQSCQLHTPVSKAL, via the coding sequence ATGACATCGATAGTAGAATTTCTGAACAAAGGAACACTGCCAATAGATTCAATAGAAGCAAGAAAGATTAAGATGAAAGCACCAATGTATTTGTTAGACAAAGGAATTCTATACAGAAAGTCTTTTCTGGGACCTCGTTTGCGATGTCTTAATCCAATTCAAGCAGAATCGATCATACGGGAAGTGCACAAGGGAATGTGCGCTTTGCACTCGAGACACAAAACAGTTGTGTCCAAAATAATGCGGCTCGGGTACTATTGGCCGTCAATGTACAGAGATGCTGCAGAAGTGATACGCAAATGTCAGTCGTGTCAGCTTCACACGCCGGTAAGCAAGGCTCTATGA